The DNA region GATATTCTGCATCCTTTATTGGGTACATATCTAATTTACCAAAAAAGTCTCTCAATATTGGCTGAGCTATTTGTATCTCTATGCTTGGGGCATAATATTTAAAATTGTTTGTGCTTAAATTTGGAAGTCTTCCTACAACTGTGCCGAGCGGTGTATCTACAGGTATTTCTACCTCTCCCATTTTTAAATCACCAAAGTAGCTGTCATGCTGTATTTTTACAGACCATCTTGTGCCAGAATATGGTATAAGTCCGCTGAAACCAGCACCTATTCTCATACCGTTATGCATAAAGTCTGCTGTTGGTATAATATTATATTCATCAAAGTGTTTTTGTGTACCTATTGCACCTGCCTGCAAATCAAACTTAACATCTCCAGAGCTTTTTGCTTTGGTTAGATTATTATAGGCATTACTCTCTTGTATGGCTGTTAATTTCATCTCTGGTATTATGTTTTTTATTCTTTCAATATATTCTGCATAAGAGAGTATTTCAGCATTGGTTTGAGTGTATATTGAACTGCTTAATAAAAATAAAAATGCGGTAAAATAATATAATAATTTTTTTGACACTTTTGTACAAAACCTCATTATTATTATACTTTATATTTTATTTATGATTATTATTATATCAAGTACAGAAAAATTACTATTGTATTATAAACTACATATTTTTATTTTTGTAAATTATTTTGATATAAATTAATCTTATTACTAATATATTCTAAACAACATATAAAAATATGAAATAATATATATATTGTATATACATAAGAAGATTGACTTTATTAAATGCAGTTATTTTGCTTCTTTTATACCAATACCGAGTAGGTGCCTTGCCGCAGGCACGCAGAGCGTCGGCAAAAGAAGTGGGGTGCTACCCTAAGGGTACGCTTCGCAGGGGGCAAAGCCCTGCAGATAAATAAAATATAAAAGAGTTAAAAATTTTTAGTGTATATTAAAACAACAATTTTTTATTCAGCTTTTTGTTGTTCTTTTTCCAGCATTACACGCTTTTATCAATTTTTTCCCGCGTACGAGCTGTACCACCTTGCCGCACGGTAATGCTATGGTTTAATTATAACTTCTTAGTCGTGCGGGTGAGTGCATTTTTGTGGTGCTACCTTACGGGCACGCTTCGTATGGGGCTAGTCCCCGCAAATAATAAAAAACTTAAAAACTAAATTTTGACAAAATATGATTGTTTCAGTATAATCTAACTATGATAGAAGAAAAGAAAAAAGATTTGAGAATAATAAAAACTCAAAAATTATTAAAACAATCTTTACTCGAACTTTTTAAAACTCACTCTTTTAATGATATCACAGTTACAGAAATATGCGAAAAATCTATGATTAATAGAGTTACCTTTTATGACCACTACAATAATAAAGAAGAACTTTTAAATAGCATCATAGAAGATATAAAAGAAGATATTATAAAAGAATTGAGAGATGATAATTTAATTTATAATTTTAAAAAGAACTACAGGAAAATAATAGAGAAAATAATAAACTATTTTGATAACAACAAACAATATTTTAATACTTCATTAGTTAATTATAACAATACTCTTTTATTTATATCTCTTCTTCATAAGATTTTATTGGGATATTTAAATGAATGGTTAAAAGATGAGGAGAATATAGTAATACAGGAGTTTATATCTGGAGGATTAGTTTCCATAATATATCATTGGATAAAGGAAGATAAGAATATAGATAAAAATATTTTAATTAATAATATATGTAAGCTATTAGAGAAGAGTTTAAAATAGTTTAATATATTAGTTTTAATAAAAAAAATATAGTAAAATAATAAAAAAGGGTATATAATAAATAATCGTTTTAATAAATAGGAGTATAGGTTATGTCCAAAGAAAAAAAAGAAAATGATTTATGAAGGTAAAGCAAAGAAAGTTTATTCTACTGATAATGCTGATGAAATAATAGTTTATTACAAAGATGATGCCACAGCTTTTAACGGCGAGAAAAAAGGCTCTATAAAAGATAAAGGCGTTATGAATAATGAAATTACTACTTTACTCTTTAAAATGTTGGAGAAGAATGGTGTTAAGACGCATTTTATAGAAAAGTTATCTGACAGAGAACAGCTTTGCCAGAAAGTAAAAATATTTCCATTGGAAGTGATAGTAAGAAACTTAATAGCAGGTTCTATGGCTAAAAGACTTGGCATAGAAGAAGGTACAGTTCCTCCTAATACTATTTTTGAAATATGCTATAAAAATGATGCATACGGCGACCCTCTTATTAATGACCATCATGCTGTTGCTTTAAATCTTGCTACTTATGATGAATTAAAATATATATATGAAGTAACTTCTAAAGTAAATAATTTATTAAAAGAAGCTTTAGATAAAATAGGCATTACTTTGGTAGATTTTAAAGTAGAGTTTGGTAAGAACTCAAAAGGTGAAATACTTTTAGCAGATGAAATTACACCTGATACTTGCCGTTTCTGGGATAAGGCTACTGGAAAAAAATTAGATAAAGATAGATTTAGAAGAGATTTGGGTTCTATAGAAGAAGCTTATATAGAAGTATTAAACAGACTTAATAATATGTAAATAAATTCATATCGTTATTTTTAAGGGCTTTACTATTAGTTTAGCCCTTTCATTTTTACATATATTTATTATATTTACTTTGACAAATAATACATAATTTTGTATAATGTACTATAAAGTTTAAGGAGTTTTGTTATGTACTTAGTAAACCTAATGGAACAGAAAGTTTCTAAGTTGGCAGATGCATATTTACAAAAGAAAAATATTCCAGTTAATAGCAATATGCGTATGGATATTATTGCATATACATTAAATAGAGTAAAACCAGAATATGTTACAAGTGCTAGAGGTGTATTATACAGTTATAAAGACCCTATAGAAGATAATAAAGAAGTTTTAAATATTATCTCTCAAGCTTGTGAGGTTGTTACAAAAAGAAGAGAGAGCAATGCTTCAGATACTATACCTGTTATAGAAGAAAGCGGTTATTATATTACTTATCCTAGTATAATGGGTAATTTATTTGCTTCTAATAATACTGACAGAATAGAGAGTGCTAAGGTTTATATGTTCAGCAATAATGCTTTATTAAAAGGATATGGAGTTAATTTTCCTAATCCTGCTATAGTTGCTAAAAATGTTGCTGGTAAATATATGTTTTGTTTTATGCCGCAAAAAACAGATTCTAATAAAAAGATAGATGTTAATTTGGATATAGTAGTAGAAGCTGAGAATTATCAGAAGTTTAAGAGTTCTTTAACTTTTACTGTACAGCCTGAATATTATAATGCAGGAGACATGCCATTATTTTCAGTTGAAGAAGTTAATGATATATCACTTATAGAAAATAAATAAATAAAAAATATTTGTAAATTAGTATTGTTGTAGATTAATGAGATTCGTAAAGTTTGTAGTATTAGTATGTTTTATTATATTTGGTATAATGATATTGAATATCATACAAAAAAATAAAGCCGTGTATGATAAAAAAAATATGGTTCGTCCTTTTTCTTATAATGATATACTTTATTGTGTAAATGGGGAGGTAAAATCTTTAGCTTCCCTTTCTTTCACAACATCGTTTGATGATTTATCTAATCTATTTAATATAGATAGAAATATGATTTATAATAATATTTTGAAAAAAAATATAAATATATATGATAATAATGCTGAAATTAATGTATTTATTTCTGAAAAAAAAATAGAGCAAATTACACTAAATATTACTAATAATATTGATATGTCTTTAAGCAGTATATTTAAAAACTTAGAAAACAATAATATAGCATTGGAAGATGAGAATATAGAAGCTTCTGATGGAAGTATTTTAGCTGAGATTTATAGTCATTATGGCGATAAGTATAAATTAGTTATAACAAAAACTAAAGATGAGTTATCTATAGATTATGTGAATTTGAAAATTAATTAATTGACATAAAACAAACATTATATATAATATTTAAAATATCAATTATAGAATTCTTAAAGGACTTATCGATGAAACTCAAACATACAAACAATTTTATAAAAAAAGATACAGTTGCAATCTTTGTTAAGGTTGAAAAAGAGAAGCCTAAAGTTTGTACATTTAATGATGAGTATATAAAACTATTTAACAGTTTAGTAAAAGACAAATATTATACTATATCAACTCCATTTGCATTTGCTTTTTCTAGTAATACTAGAGTAATTTATATTACTTACAAAGAAGTGAAAAATTATATTTATGAAACTTGGAAAAATGCAGGAGCTTCTTTAATAAGCATAATGAATCAGCTTCATATATCTGATATAGAAGTGGATATGGCAGAATTATTTGCTGAAATTGGTTCTCAGGAATCTTATATACAATTTTGTTTAGGAATGTTTTTAGCTTCTTATAGTTTTAATTATCATCTTGGCGAGAAGAGACTTAAAGAGAAAAACAATATTAATAATATTTTACTTGTTTCTGACCATAAAAAAGATACAGAGAATGCTATTAATATTGCTTCTAATATATCTGAGCATATTTGCTGGGCTAGAGATATGGTTAATGAGCCTAGCAATGTTATTAATTCTTTAACTTTTATAGATAGAGCAAAAAAGATTGCTGAGAAGAAAAAAATCACTGTTTCTATATTAGATGAAAAGCAATTAAAGTCATTAAAGATGAATGGAATATTAGGTGTTAATGCTGGAAGCAAGAATCCTCCAAGACTTCTTTGTATGCAATATAAAAAAGCTAAGGCTAAAAAGAATATAGTACTAGTTGGTAAGGGTATAACATTTGATACTGGCGGAATGAGTTTGAAGCCTGCTGACAGCATGCTTGGAATGAAAGATGATATGGCTGGTGCTGCTGCAGTTTCTGGAGCTTTATTTTTGGCTGCTGATATGAATCTTGATGCTAATGTTACTGCTATTTGTCCATTAACAGACAACAAAACAGGAAGCGGTGCTATTAACCCAGGAGACATATTAAAGATGTATAATGGTGTTACTGTTGAGGTTGTTAATACTGATGCTGAGGGAAGATTAATACTTGCTGATGCTCTTGCTTATGGAATAGATAAATATAAACCTGATTATATAATAGATATTGCTACATTAACAGGTGCTTGTTCTATAGCTTTAGGAAGACATGCTACAGGACTTCTTTCTACAGATGATAAATTGTCAAGAGCTATTAAAGATGCTGGTGATGATACTTATGAAAGAGTATGGGAGCTTCCTATGTTTGATGAGTATAAAGAGCAAATAAAATCTGATGTTGCAGATATTAAAAACACTGGCGGAAGAAATGCCGGCACTATCACTGCAGCACAATTTCTTTCATACTTCACTGAAGGAACTAAATGGGCTCACTTGGATATAGCTTGCACTTCTATATCTGATTCTAATGATAAATATTTAACTAAAGGTGCTACTGGTGTTGGAGTTTATTTATTAGAAAAAACAATTGAGAAGTTAATAGAAATTAATTAATAATAATTATTATTATATATTTTTTAATAGTCCTGCTAAATACTTTGTATTGGCAGGGCTTTTTTATTTTAACAAAATTACAATATTTTAAGGAAAAGTGTTTATATTTTTGATTGATTTTGATTATTTTTGACTATTTATGATTGATTTTTTATGAAAATTTTATATACTATAATTATGAAGAGGTAAGAAATTATGTTAAAAGTAAGCAGATATGAATTGATATTAGAAGTTATAAGAGAGAAGAGAAATATAAAAGTAGAAGAACTAATTGAGAGGCTAAATGTATCAGAGGCTACAATAAGACGCGATTTAAGTTTTCTTGAAAAGGCAGGAAAAATAAGAAGAGTTCATGGCGGTGCAATATTAGTTGATACACAGGAAGAGAGCTTATTATACAAAAAAGAAATATACTCTGAAGAAAAGGAAAGGATAGGAAAGTTTGCTGCTTCATTAGTAAAAAGCGGAAATATTATATATTTAGATGCTGGTACAAGTGTTTCTGCTATGATTAAATATTTATCTGGAATAGAAAATATAAAAGTAGTAACTAACGGATTAAACCATATAGAAGAGCTTTGCAACAAAAAAATAGAGAGTTATTTAATTGGCGGAAAAATGAAAATGCTTACTGGGGCTTTAGTAGGTGCAAGTGCTGTTTTATATCTAAAAAGTTTTAATTTTGATTTAGCATTTATGGGGGCAAATGGAGTAGATGTGAATGGGTATTCTACTCCTGATAATGAGGAGGCTTTGATAAAAAATGAGGCTGCTTCAAAGGCAAAGAAAACTTATTTCTTATGCGATGAATCAAAATTAAATAAAAACAGTTTAATGAATTTTTTCAATTTGGAAGATTCTTATTTAATAACAAATGCTAAAGAAATAAATGAAAATATAAAAAGAAAATTAAAAGGATTATATATTGTTAATTAAAAATAGGAGGATTAATTTATGATATATACTTTAACATTAAATCCTGCTGTTGACTATTATATAGACATGGAAAGCTTTGAAGAGGGAGATTTAAACAAAGTGAATAATGCCTATACATTGGCAGGAGGTAAGGGAATAAATGTTTCTAAGGTTTTAAAAAATTTTAATATTGAATCTACTGCATTAGGTTTTTGCGGCGGATTTACTGGGGATTATATAAAAAAAGATATTAAAGAATGCGGCATTAAAGAAAATTTTATTTATTTAGAAGAAGCTACAAGAATAAATATTAAATTAAAAACAAGTAAGTCAGAAAGTGAAATAGCAGGCAAATCTCCAAATATATCAAAAGAAAAAGTTCATGAACTATTAAACTATATAAAAAATAATATAAAAGAAAATGATATATTAGTTTTATCTGGAAGCGTTCCTAATTCTATTGAAAGCAGTATATATAAAGATATTATATCAAATGCAAATAAAAATATAAAAGTGATATTAGATGCTAGAGACGAGGCATTTAAAATAGGATTAAGAGAAAAAGTATTTCTCACAAAACCTAATAAAAAAGAGTTAGGTGAATATTTTAATAAAAAAATAGAATCAACAGATGACATCATAAAATATGCTAGAGAATTAATAAAAGACGGAAGTAAAAATGTGATAGTATCTTTAGGAAAAGATGGTTCTGTATTAGTAACAGAAAATGAAGTTTATATAGGAAATGCTCCTAAAGGAAAATTAATAAGTTCTGTAGGTGCTGGAGATTCTATGGTTGCTGGTATAGTTTATGGATTAAGCAATAATTTAAGTATAGTTGATTCTTATAAATATGCTATAGCAAGCGGAAGCTCTACTGCATGTTCTGAAATGTTAACTACATTTGAAAATATGAATAAGTTTTTAGAAAAAGTTGAAATAAAAAAAATTAATTAAAGTTTATGTAATTATATAAATGGAGGAATAGGATGTTAAAAGATGTTATAACTTTAGATTGTATAAATATAGATTTAAAGGGACAAACAAAATCAGAAATTATAGATGAAATGGTAGACATTCTCTATAATAACGGCAAATTAAATGACAGAGAAGAGTATAAAAAAGAAATATTAAAGAGAGAAGCTCAAAGCTCAACAGGAATGGAAGAAGGAATAGCAATACCTCATGGTAAAACTGATGCTGTAAAGATTCCTACAGTTGCAATAGGTATTTCTAAAAAAGGTGTTGATTATGAATCATTAGACGGTAAGCCTTCACATTTATTTTTTATGATAGCAGCACCAGCAAATTCTAATAATTCTCATATTGAATTATTATCAAAAATAACAACACTTCTTCTTGAAGATGATATTAGAGAAGCACTTATCAATGCAAAAAGTAAAGAAGAAGTATTGGATATATTAATAAAGAATGCTGAGAAAGATAATGAAAACTCATCATTAAATCAAGAAACTAATAACGATTCATATCAAGTATTAGCAGTAACAGCATGCCCTACAGGAATAGCACATACTTATATGGCAGCAGATGCCTTACTTAAAAAAGGTAAAGAACTTGGTATTACTATCAAAGTAGAAACTAATGGTTCAAGCGGTGTAAAAAATGAACTTACAAAAGAAGAGATAAAAAATGCAAAAGGAATAATAGTAGCAGCTGATAAAAATGTTGCTATGGAGAGATTTGCTGGAAAGAATGTTGATATAGTAGGAGTAAAAGAGGCAATAAAAGACCCTGAAAGATTAATAAACAATGCCATAAATCAAACAGCTCCTATATATCATAGCAGTGAAGATAACACTCAATCTTCAAATAAATTTGCTAAGAAACCAAAAACAGGAGTATATAAACATTTAATGTCAGGAGTATCAAATATGCTTCCATTTGTTGTAGGCGGAGGTATATTGATAGCATTTTCATTTATGTTTGGTATTAATGCAAGCAACCCTAATGATCCTTCATACAATTATTTTGCTAAGCTTTTAAATGACATTGGAGGAGGAAATGCATTCTTTCTAATGGTTCCTGTAATGGCAGGATTTATTGGTATGAGTATTGCTGACAGACCTGGTTTTGCTCCTGCTATGGTTGGAGGATTAATTTCTTTAAATAGCGGCGGCGGATTTTTGGGCGGTTTGATAGGCGGATTCTTAGGAGGATATATCACTCTTTTATTAAAAAAAGTATTTAATAAATTGCCTGAAAGTTTGGACGGAATTAAGCCTGTTTTATTATATCCTTTATTTGGTATATTTATTACTGGTGCTATAATGTATTTATTCATTGTTAATCCAATAGCTGCAATCAATACAGGACTTTCTAATTTCTTGAAAAACTTAGGTACAGGAAACTTAATATTATTAGGTGCTTTGCTTGGTGCTATGATGTCCACTGATATGGGAGGCCCTATAAATAAAGCTGCTTTCACATTCGGTATAGCAATGATAGCTTCTGGTCAATATGCTCCTCATGCTGCTGTTATGGCTGGAGGTATGGTTCCTCCTTTGGGTATAGCATTAGCTACTACAATATTTAGAAATAAATTCTCTGCTGATGAAAGAGATGCTGGAAAAACTTGTTATGTTATGGGGCTTTCATTTATTACTGAAGGAGCTATACCATTTGCTGCTTCTGACCCTATAAGAGTTATTCCTTCTTGTATGATAGGTGCTGCAATTTCTGGGGCTTTATCTATGGCTTTTCATATAGAATTAAGAGCTCCTCATGGTGGTATATTTGTTTTGCCTATAGTTAATAATCCTATAATGTATTTGCTTGCTATAGTAATAGGTTCTGTAGTTACAGCGGTACTTCTTGGATTTATTAAAAAGCCTGTTAATGAATAAAATAAAAAAACAGATTTTTTAAATTTAGAATATTTGTGGGGCTTTGCCCCCTGCGAAGCGTACCCGTAGGGTAACACCCCACTTCTTTTGGCGACCGAAGGAAGTGCCTGTGGGTATGACCCAAAGAAGCAAAAAGACTGCATTTTTTAATACTCAAATATAAAAAATTACAAAATATAATTGTTTAGAGATATATAGAAGTATAGGAATTTCCTATACTTCTTTTTTTAAACTTAATTTACTTTTTTAACTCACTCTGTCTGTTTTCATCTTATACACTTTGTCAGCTATATTAAGCGTAGAGAGTCTATGCGATACCAAAACAACGGTTCTATCTTTACTATTATCTTTTACAGATTTTAATATAACAGCTTCATTTAAACTATCAAGATTGCTTGTAGGCTCATCAAGAAGCATGAATGGTGCCTTGTGTAAAAAACTTCTAGCTATGCCAATACGTTGTTTTTCTCCGCCAGATAAAGTATCTCCAAGTTCTCCTACATTAGTATCATATCCATTTGGAAGACTCATTATAAAGTCATGTAATGATGCCTTTTTGCATGCTTCAATAACCTCTTCTCTTGTGGCATTTTTATCTGCTATTTTTATATTGTTTTCTATGGTGTCTTTAAATATTGAAGTCTCTTGTGTTACATAGCTTTCTAAATCTCTAAGAGAATCAGTATTAATATCTTTTATATTAGAGCCAGATATTTTTAAGCTTCCTTTTTTTATATCCCAAAATCGCATAAAAAGTTTTAAAAGTGTTGATTTACCGCTTCCGCTTTTTCCGCTTATTCCTATTATCTTATTAGGCTCTATTTGTAAGTTGTAATCATTTAATATTTCTTCGCCTTCATAATCAAAGCATACATTCTCGCATTCAAGCCCATTAAACTCTAAAATACTCTCACCATCATAAACTTCTTCAATAATTGGTTTTTCATTAAGTAAATTTAATATTCTCTCTCCGCTTGCCAATGTCATAAATAAATTGTTTGATAAATTACTCAATGCTATCACAGGTCCGAAAGAACTTGCCATTGCTATAGTAGGTATTAATATGTTAGAGAAATTTTTGTCTTTTGATATTAATACACTCACAACAAGAATAGCTAATGTAAATAATGATACTGCTGAAGTGGTAAGTCCTGATATTATGCCTTCATAGTGTTTTAGTTTTTTATTTAAATCCATTAAGTCATCAGTTTTATTTTCTATTGCTTGTATTCTTTTTTCACCGTATCCAAATTGAAGTATCTCTTTTATTCCCCATAAACTGTCAAGAAAATAGCTGTTTAATTTACCAAAATTATTTCTATATTCCATTCCAGCATTTTTTCCAAACTTTGATGAAAAATAAGGAATTACAAAACCTATAGTAAAATATCCTAATAATGCAATAGCCCCTAAGATAATATTAAAACTTCCTATAAATATTGTCATAATCATTGAAGTTAATACTCCTATAGCTATTGGTGAAATTGTATGAGCATAAAACACTTCAAGAAGTTCAATATCGCTTGTGATGAGTGCTATTAAATTTCCTTTATCTCTTCCTTCAAGTTTTGCAGGTGATAATTTTCTTAAAGCCTTAAAAACTTTATCTCTAATAAGAGCAAGCAATTTAAAAGCTATAAAATGATTGCTTAGCTGTTCAACATAGTGAAGCAAACCTCTTAAGGCTGCAAGCACCAAAACAGTAATGAATATTGTTTTTATTGTAAAGAAATTATTTAACCCCAAAAAAGTTAATATTGCATATCCGCCAAGTATTGTTATAGATATAGCACACAAGAATCCTAAAACTCCTGTAGTTATTGCCAATATCATAACATGCATAAGAGGAGCAATTAGCCCGATTAATTGTGCCATAATTTTAATACCGCTTCTTCGCATCATTTAAACTCCAATTTATTATTTTTTAGTATTATTATTTGTAGGGACTAGCCCCCTGCGAAGCGTGCCCCTAGGGTACACACCCCCACTTCTTTTGCGACCGAAGGGAGTCCTTCAGGACGACCGTAGGAAGTGCCTTCGGTATTGCCACAAAGAAGCAAAAAGGCTATATTTTGAATAGCTTTATAATTATATGTCTAAAATATAATCAATTATTTTATAGCTATTATTATTTGCACTTTTTGCAACTTTGACGAAGTCCACACCGTGTAAGGCGGGAAAAAGTTGAATAAAATAAAATTTTTAAAATATATAATTATATCGCTATGCTTAGACTCTCTCCTTTTGTTATGCTCTCTAAATTTGTTTGTTCATTAAATATTCTCGCATACTCTCCATTTATACTCATCAATTCATTATGCGTGCCTTCTTCCTCTATAACGCCGTCTTTTAAGAAATATATCTTGTCTGAAGGTATGCAGTTGTAAAGTCTATGAGATATTAATATAACTGTCTTCTCTTTAGCAATATCTCTTATAATCTCCATAATGCTCTCCTCACTTTCAACATCAACATTAGAAGTAGCCTCATCAAATATATATATATCAGCATTAAAAAGTATAGCCCTTGCTAATGCTAATCTCTGTTTTTGTCCTCCAGATAGATTGGAAGCTTTCTCCATTATCTTTGTATTAAGTCCGTCTTCAGTTTGTAAAAAATCATAAAGCTCCACTTTTTTTAATGCTTCATTCATCTTTCTTTCTGTGATAGTGCTTCCTGCCATTTTTAAGTTATCATATACAGTGCCTTCAAATAAATAACTGTTATGATCAACTACAACTATTTTTTTATATAAATCATCTTTTTCTATTGTAGAGAGTTCAATATCACCTATTTTTATAGAGCCTTTATAATTTTCATTTTTTAATGATATGAGTCCTGCAATGGTGCTTTTTCCAGAACCAGAAACCCCTACTATAGAAACAAATGATTTTTCTTTGATATTGAGATTTATATTTTTTAATATGGTTTTATCTTCGTTGTAGGCAAAACTTACATTGTTAAAAATAATCTCTTCATTATCTTTATTTATTTTGTTTACTCTGTTTTTGTCTTCAGGCATATCAAGTATTTCAAACATCTTGTCGCTTGCAGATATTCCATTCATAGCTATGTGGAAGAATGAACCCAAAAGCCTTAAAGGGATAAAAAACTCTGCAGAAAGCATTATTATAGTGAATGTGCCTGCAAGGTTAATGTTTCCTTTTATATATTCAAGTATAGATATTATCACTCCCAAAGCAGCTCCGCCGTATGCGATTATGTCCATTATAGTTGTGGAGTTTAATTGCATAAATAGTAGATTCATCGTAGCAATTCTAAACTTTTCTGCTTCTATATTCATCTCTTCATTTTTCTTTTCATCGGCCTTATATATTTTTAAAGTGGTAAGTCCCTGTACATCTTCTAAAAATATCTCTCCCAAATCGCTATAGCTTCCCCAGTATTTTTTTAATATTTTCTTAGCAATTTGCACTATAGCAACTATTGATAAAGGTATAAGAGGAACACATATTAAAAGTATAACAGCTGATTTTATACTTATAGTAGAAAGCACACAAAAAAGCACAATAGGAGCTATCATACTATAAAAGAATTGAGGCAAGTAACGTCCAAAATAAGTTTCTAATTGATCAACACCTTCCATTGATATTTGAACAATTTCGCTTGTTGAAAATTTTTCTTTGTATCTGCTTCCAAGCGTAAGAAGTTTTGAGTACATTTTCTCTCTTAAAGTTTGTTTTACTCTGCCAGAAGCATAATATGACATTTGCGATAATAAAATATTAAATCTAAATCTTAATACTATTATAACAAGAAAAGCAATACATAATGTTATAATATCTTCTTTAGTTATATTTTTTTGATATGCTTTTTGTATAATA from Brachyspira pilosicoli P43/6/78 includes:
- a CDS encoding TetR/AcrR family transcriptional regulator produces the protein MIEEKKKDLRIIKTQKLLKQSLLELFKTHSFNDITVTEICEKSMINRVTFYDHYNNKEELLNSIIEDIKEDIIKELRDDNLIYNFKKNYRKIIEKIINYFDNNKQYFNTSLVNYNNTLLFISLLHKILLGYLNEWLKDEENIVIQEFISGGLVSIIYHWIKEDKNIDKNILINNICKLLEKSLK
- the purC gene encoding phosphoribosylaminoimidazolesuccinocarboxamide synthase, which encodes MIYEGKAKKVYSTDNADEIIVYYKDDATAFNGEKKGSIKDKGVMNNEITTLLFKMLEKNGVKTHFIEKLSDREQLCQKVKIFPLEVIVRNLIAGSMAKRLGIEEGTVPPNTIFEICYKNDAYGDPLINDHHAVALNLATYDELKYIYEVTSKVNNLLKEALDKIGITLVDFKVEFGKNSKGEILLADEITPDTCRFWDKATGKKLDKDRFRRDLGSIEEAYIEVLNRLNNM
- a CDS encoding late competence development ComFB family protein translates to MYLVNLMEQKVSKLADAYLQKKNIPVNSNMRMDIIAYTLNRVKPEYVTSARGVLYSYKDPIEDNKEVLNIISQACEVVTKRRESNASDTIPVIEESGYYITYPSIMGNLFASNNTDRIESAKVYMFSNNALLKGYGVNFPNPAIVAKNVAGKYMFCFMPQKTDSNKKIDVNLDIVVEAENYQKFKSSLTFTVQPEYYNAGDMPLFSVEEVNDISLIENK
- a CDS encoding leucyl aminopeptidase family protein; the encoded protein is MKLKHTNNFIKKDTVAIFVKVEKEKPKVCTFNDEYIKLFNSLVKDKYYTISTPFAFAFSSNTRVIYITYKEVKNYIYETWKNAGASLISIMNQLHISDIEVDMAELFAEIGSQESYIQFCLGMFLASYSFNYHLGEKRLKEKNNINNILLVSDHKKDTENAINIASNISEHICWARDMVNEPSNVINSLTFIDRAKKIAEKKKITVSILDEKQLKSLKMNGILGVNAGSKNPPRLLCMQYKKAKAKKNIVLVGKGITFDTGGMSLKPADSMLGMKDDMAGAAAVSGALFLAADMNLDANVTAICPLTDNKTGSGAINPGDILKMYNGVTVEVVNTDAEGRLILADALAYGIDKYKPDYIIDIATLTGACSIALGRHATGLLSTDDKLSRAIKDAGDDTYERVWELPMFDEYKEQIKSDVADIKNTGGRNAGTITAAQFLSYFTEGTKWAHLDIACTSISDSNDKYLTKGATGVGVYLLEKTIEKLIEIN
- a CDS encoding DeoR/GlpR family DNA-binding transcription regulator, whose translation is MLKVSRYELILEVIREKRNIKVEELIERLNVSEATIRRDLSFLEKAGKIRRVHGGAILVDTQEESLLYKKEIYSEEKERIGKFAASLVKSGNIIYLDAGTSVSAMIKYLSGIENIKVVTNGLNHIEELCNKKIESYLIGGKMKMLTGALVGASAVLYLKSFNFDLAFMGANGVDVNGYSTPDNEEALIKNEAASKAKKTYFLCDESKLNKNSLMNFFNLEDSYLITNAKEINENIKRKLKGLYIVN
- the pfkB gene encoding 1-phosphofructokinase, with amino-acid sequence MIYTLTLNPAVDYYIDMESFEEGDLNKVNNAYTLAGGKGINVSKVLKNFNIESTALGFCGGFTGDYIKKDIKECGIKENFIYLEEATRINIKLKTSKSESEIAGKSPNISKEKVHELLNYIKNNIKENDILVLSGSVPNSIESSIYKDIISNANKNIKVILDARDEAFKIGLREKVFLTKPNKKELGEYFNKKIESTDDIIKYARELIKDGSKNVIVSLGKDGSVLVTENEVYIGNAPKGKLISSVGAGDSMVAGIVYGLSNNLSIVDSYKYAIASGSSTACSEMLTTFENMNKFLEKVEIKKIN
- a CDS encoding PTS fructose transporter subunit IIABC; protein product: MLKDVITLDCINIDLKGQTKSEIIDEMVDILYNNGKLNDREEYKKEILKREAQSSTGMEEGIAIPHGKTDAVKIPTVAIGISKKGVDYESLDGKPSHLFFMIAAPANSNNSHIELLSKITTLLLEDDIREALINAKSKEEVLDILIKNAEKDNENSSLNQETNNDSYQVLAVTACPTGIAHTYMAADALLKKGKELGITIKVETNGSSGVKNELTKEEIKNAKGIIVAADKNVAMERFAGKNVDIVGVKEAIKDPERLINNAINQTAPIYHSSEDNTQSSNKFAKKPKTGVYKHLMSGVSNMLPFVVGGGILIAFSFMFGINASNPNDPSYNYFAKLLNDIGGGNAFFLMVPVMAGFIGMSIADRPGFAPAMVGGLISLNSGGGFLGGLIGGFLGGYITLLLKKVFNKLPESLDGIKPVLLYPLFGIFITGAIMYLFIVNPIAAINTGLSNFLKNLGTGNLILLGALLGAMMSTDMGGPINKAAFTFGIAMIASGQYAPHAAVMAGGMVPPLGIALATTIFRNKFSADERDAGKTCYVMGLSFITEGAIPFAASDPIRVIPSCMIGAAISGALSMAFHIELRAPHGGIFVLPIVNNPIMYLLAIVIGSVVTAVLLGFIKKPVNE